The following DNA comes from Musa acuminata AAA Group cultivar baxijiao chromosome BXJ1-4, Cavendish_Baxijiao_AAA, whole genome shotgun sequence.
TATCAAGACAAAGTCCTATTCATTAGAAAGAGTGAATTGACATGGAACAAAGGACCCTTGGTCTTCTTTATTTATATGTAAATGAATAGTTATCTGATTTGACTGATTTTGATCTATCAGTGACATCTATAAATAGGGTTTCCATCTCCTACTGTCAGAACACCATAAAATGGGTATCATATGATTTCTCAAGAGTGCTTCTCTACAGCTTCCTCTTATAGTATAAGTGCTTTTAACATATGTCCAAAATGTATTTAtggttttgtagaattcatacttGAAGTTTCTTTGAGACTCCAGCGCAATATATAAAGTGCTCTTATGTAGGTCAAATTCATCGTTTGCCCCTGTATTCTTGGTAGTTAAAGCCCATCCACCTTTGCTTTGGTTTTTGAGGAATTTGTGTGAGAGAGGTTCAGTGCTACAATTAGATATGGTGCTACCAAAAACAAAATTTAAGTTGAAGAAGTTCGACAACGACAGCAACTTATTTTATGCAGAGGGTGAAAGTAGTGCTGGTTGAGAATGGTTACTGTGTGTTGTTTTTGTGCATCCATTACCATTTTGATGGCTCCTCCCAATCTTAGATTGGTAAATGATTTCACTCTCTACCTCAATTAACTAAACTGAAAATAACATGTTTTTCTGCAGTGTAAATATATAGTGTCTTTGAGGCATCTTGTTTTTCCTGTAGATAATTTTTCATTTGGGTTCATTTCATTATCTCATGCTTGTTCTTCTTGTTCCCTAGTTATTGATACTGTTAGAGAAATCTTTAGATTAGTCTTCAAGTAAGTTTGATTTGTTTGACGTTAAGCTATGAAGGGTTCATAATCCAACTATAGCATATACTGACTACACTGATTAGTGACACTGGTTCTCTACATGAAGCATGTTTCACttaaaatattatgtttaaatCTTAGCACTCATTGTTACATTAGATTTGCTGGTGTAAAAGTTGTGTTTCTTCTTTTGAGTTACATTCTAAAACAGGCTGCAAGCTCAGAGTGCCTTAGCAAGCTCAACCACCTCTTCAGGTGCAGTAAAATATGGAGGACCCATGGACGTGGCAAAGCATGTTATGAGAGAAGCTGGTCTTAGAGGGTTATTCAAAGGCCTTGCCCCGACACTTTCACGAGAAGTGCCTGGAAATGCTGTAATGTTTGGTGTCTATGAAGCTCTTAAGCAAAAATTTGCTGGGGGTCCTGATACTTCAGGACTCGGTAGGGGCCATTTGATTGTCGCCGGAGGGCTGGCTGGAGCAGCATTCTGGGCATCGGTCTATCCAACAGATGTTGTAAAAAGTGTCATTCAAGTTGATGATTATAGGAACCCAAAGTACTCCAGTTCCATTGATGCCTTCAGAAAAATACTAGCTTCAGAGGGTGTCAAGGGCCTATATAGAGGCTTTGGACCAGCCATGGCTCGTAGTGTTCCTGCCAATGCAGCATGTTTCTTAGCATATGAGATCACCAGATCTAGCCTTGGGTGAATTGTTGCTTTCCTTTGTGTTCTTGGGGcaactttctttcttcttttcgggCTAGGTAACTCTGCTGCAATGTACCAGTCCATTTCTAGTGTCATTCAAGAAATCCTTATTTGACTGTCTGAAGCATCAGTTTACTGTTGACATGTTTGCTTCTGATCATTTCTTGTACTTAATACTGGAAGCAAATTGAAATTCTTTTCCTCAAACATTTGGTTCCTGCAAATGATAGTTGCATAGCAGCTGTATATAACTGGTAGTTGACAGTGAACTGACAGAGTGAGCTACAAGATTTTGCATTACCAAGACAAGGAAACTGTTGGGCAAATTTCAAGATGGGTTTTCCATGCTGAAAAGGGTTTCTATTATAGAAAACTATGTTATGGAATGAAGAGTATGTTGAAACAGAAATCAATCAAGTTAAAATTGGGTCATGTAAACGACAGGAATTTCTTCTGCATTTTGAAAAACAATAAAAGCAGCTAAAATATCATAGTATATTATATACAATTAAAAATGCAGAagagtggttgaagaaaagaTCAAGTAAATATAGCTGACTCGATGAGTTTGACGCATCTTACTGAAGCTGTGAGGCTCGCCGTCCACGTGATACGATCAATCTCTGGTTTCATTACCGCTGCTACTGCTTTCCCGAAACGGCAATTAAACTCTCACTATTGCCCTTTTACTCCCCGTATTCTGAAATGACAAGGGGACGTCCCTACTTTTGAAAATATATCCAAAATGCCCCTGAACCAATTGCAATTGAAATTGAACCTGTCCAATTTAAATGTGTTGGGGAGTCACTATTTCTTTTGGCAATGTCATATAGAGGAAGTTAGGAGAATCGTATTTGGTCAATCTCGTAAACATTCGTATCATCCCTTGCTGTTAGTGAACCTTTACGTCGTGGCTGAGGAGTTAGCATGGCTCGATCCAATCCCGGATGTGCAAGGTTGTCCACGTAGAAACTCGGGTGACTTAAGTGAGCATCGGGTTAGGTTGAGTCGTGGGCCTCGTCGTCTACTTCTTCGTCATCGAGCTCGTACACTCAGGTAAAGGGCGGGAGGGAGATTTTTTGAACTTGATCCTTCCGGAGTTTAAATTAGAGTTGAGTGGAATAAGAGAGAGTTGAGTCCTCGAAGCCCCCACTCGTTGCCTagagggttggcttttatacctacAATGAGGTGGTCAGTCATACGCGGTCCTTTAATAGC
Coding sequences within:
- the LOC103981828 gene encoding mitochondrial carnitine/acylcarnitine carrier-like protein yields the protein MADVAKDLAAGTVGGAAQLIVGHPFDTIKVKLQSQPAPLPGQPPKYSGAMDAVKQTISAEGPRGLYKGMGAPLATVAAFNALLFTVRGQMEALLRSEPGTVLTVNQQVICGAGAGVAVSFLACPTELIKCRLQAQSALASSTTSSGAVKYGGPMDVAKHVMREAGLRGLFKGLAPTLSREVPGNAVMFGVYEALKQKFAGGPDTSGLGRGHLIVAGGLAGAAFWASVYPTDVVKSVIQVDDYRNPKYSSSIDAFRKILASEGVKGLYRGFGPAMARSVPANAACFLAYEITRSSLG